From a single Cupriavidus taiwanensis LMG 19424 genomic region:
- the aceF gene encoding dihydrolipoyllysine-residue acetyltransferase codes for MSQAIEIKVPDIGDYDAVPVIEVHVKPGDSINAEDALVTLESDKATMDVPSPQAGVVKDVKIKVGDNVAEGSVLVMLEPAGQAAAAPAAAPAAAPAPAPAPAPAAAAPAPAPAPAPAPAPAAAPAAAGGTIEVKVPDIGDYDAVPVIEVHVKPGDTISAEDAVVTLESDKATMDVPSPQGGVVKEVKVKVGDNVSEGTLLLILEGAATAAAAAPAAAAAAPAAAASAPAPAPAPAAAPAPAAAPAAAPAPVGATGKAAHASPSVRKFARELGVDVSRVPGTGPKGRITQEDVQNYVKGVMTGQAAAPAQAAAAGAGGGELGLLPWPKVDFTRFGEVESKALSRIKKISGANLHRNWVMIPHVTNHDEADITDLEAFRVQLNKENEKAGVKVTMLAFMIKATVAALKKFPNFNASLDGDNLVLKKYFNIGFAADTPNGLVVPVIKDADKKGVLEISQEMSELAKLARDGKLKPDQMQGGCFSISSLGGIGGTYFTPIINAPEVAIMGVCKSYMKPVWDGKQFAPRLTLPLSLSWDHRVIDGAEAARFNTYFAQLLADFRRILL; via the coding sequence ATGAGTCAAGCGATTGAAATCAAGGTGCCGGATATCGGCGACTATGACGCCGTCCCCGTCATTGAAGTGCATGTGAAACCCGGCGACAGCATCAACGCGGAAGACGCGCTGGTGACGCTGGAGTCCGACAAGGCCACCATGGACGTGCCGTCGCCGCAGGCCGGCGTGGTCAAGGACGTCAAGATCAAGGTTGGCGACAACGTGGCCGAAGGCTCGGTGCTGGTGATGCTGGAGCCGGCCGGGCAGGCCGCTGCCGCACCTGCCGCCGCACCTGCAGCCGCGCCCGCACCGGCTCCCGCGCCGGCACCTGCCGCAGCCGCTCCGGCCCCTGCGCCCGCTCCCGCTCCCGCTCCCGCTCCCGCCGCGGCGCCGGCCGCCGCTGGCGGCACCATCGAAGTCAAGGTGCCCGATATCGGCGACTACGACGCCGTTCCGGTAATCGAAGTCCACGTCAAGCCGGGCGACACCATCAGCGCAGAAGACGCGGTGGTGACGCTGGAATCGGACAAGGCCACCATGGACGTGCCTTCGCCGCAGGGCGGCGTGGTCAAGGAAGTCAAGGTCAAGGTCGGCGACAACGTGTCCGAAGGCACGCTGCTGCTGATCCTGGAAGGCGCGGCCACCGCCGCTGCTGCCGCACCGGCCGCTGCCGCCGCGGCACCGGCTGCCGCTGCCAGCGCGCCCGCTCCGGCGCCGGCGCCTGCCGCCGCGCCCGCGCCGGCCGCTGCGCCGGCTGCCGCGCCGGCCCCTGTCGGCGCAACCGGCAAGGCCGCCCACGCCAGCCCCTCGGTGCGCAAGTTCGCGCGCGAGCTGGGCGTCGATGTCTCGCGCGTGCCGGGCACCGGTCCCAAGGGCCGCATCACCCAGGAAGACGTGCAGAACTATGTCAAGGGCGTGATGACCGGCCAGGCCGCCGCGCCGGCCCAGGCTGCCGCGGCCGGCGCCGGTGGTGGCGAGCTCGGCCTGCTGCCGTGGCCGAAGGTCGATTTCACCCGCTTCGGCGAGGTCGAAAGCAAGGCCCTGTCGCGCATCAAGAAGATTTCGGGTGCCAACCTGCACCGCAACTGGGTCATGATCCCGCACGTCACCAACCATGACGAAGCGGACATCACCGACCTGGAAGCCTTCCGCGTGCAGCTGAACAAGGAAAACGAGAAGGCCGGCGTCAAGGTGACCATGCTGGCGTTCATGATCAAGGCCACGGTCGCGGCGCTGAAGAAGTTCCCGAACTTCAATGCTTCGCTCGACGGCGACAACCTGGTGCTGAAGAAGTACTTCAACATCGGCTTCGCCGCCGACACCCCGAACGGCCTGGTTGTGCCGGTGATCAAGGACGCCGACAAGAAGGGCGTGCTCGAGATCAGCCAGGAAATGAGCGAGCTGGCCAAGCTGGCGCGCGACGGCAAGCTCAAGCCCGACCAGATGCAGGGCGGCTGCTTCTCGATTTCGTCGCTGGGCGGCATCGGCGGCACGTACTTCACGCCGATCATCAATGCGCCCGAAGTGGCCATTATGGGCGTGTGCAAGTCGTACATGAAGCCGGTGTGGGACGGCAAGCAGTTCGCGCCGCGCCTGACGCTGCCGCTGTCGCTGTCGTGGGACCACCGCGTCATCGACGGTGCCGAGGCGGCGCGCTTCAACACGTACTTCGCGCAACTGCTGGCGGACTTCCGCCGCATCCTGCTCTAA